Proteins co-encoded in one Marinobacter gudaonensis genomic window:
- a CDS encoding mechanosensitive ion channel family protein, whose protein sequence is MLVNRELSMGESWQQLLEAMQGIRPEEVIPQVVVLVFAGLAALYAHRLIARLTSVDSRGVRHVTKRTIRHLAFPVSMLLVVLLGRALLAALSLGHWALDLAIPLLISFALIRILVYMLRMGLRSGPLVEASETAISILIWFVVGLHLVGLLPAVLAAMDGLAFSVGELRISLLAVIKLLLLTGLVLVVAIWLSGMIDRRLSRSPSLSPGAAVGFSKVSKLVLMIVAGLSVLNLVGIDLTGLAVFGGALGVGLGFGLQRIASNFISGFILVFDRSIRPGDVVSIGEKFGWVVAMHARYVVVRNRDGVETLIPNENLITSEVINWSFSDPNVRLKIPVSISYRDDVERAMDIILEIASEHPRVISAPAPVCQLREFGDNGIRLEARVWVADPSAGFGNVSSDINLEIWRRFKQEGITIPFQQHDVYIKEMPSK, encoded by the coding sequence ATGCTCGTTAACCGGGAGTTGTCGATGGGGGAGAGCTGGCAGCAATTGCTGGAGGCCATGCAGGGGATACGCCCGGAGGAGGTTATCCCGCAGGTTGTTGTGCTGGTGTTTGCGGGATTGGCGGCGCTCTATGCGCATCGCCTAATTGCCCGACTGACCTCGGTGGACTCCCGGGGCGTTCGACACGTCACCAAGCGCACCATCCGCCACCTCGCTTTTCCGGTGTCGATGCTGCTGGTGGTTCTGCTGGGGCGCGCGTTGTTAGCCGCGTTAAGTCTGGGCCACTGGGCGCTGGATCTCGCTATCCCGCTGCTGATCTCCTTCGCGCTGATTCGCATCCTGGTGTACATGTTGCGCATGGGCTTGCGTAGCGGCCCTCTGGTCGAGGCTTCGGAAACTGCCATCAGTATCCTGATCTGGTTTGTGGTGGGCCTGCACCTCGTCGGCTTGCTGCCCGCAGTGCTGGCGGCCATGGACGGCCTCGCCTTCTCCGTGGGTGAACTGCGCATATCCCTGCTGGCGGTTATCAAGTTGCTCCTGCTGACTGGCCTCGTGTTGGTGGTTGCCATCTGGCTCTCGGGCATGATCGACCGTCGGTTGTCCCGGTCGCCAAGTCTGAGCCCCGGCGCGGCCGTCGGTTTCTCGAAAGTCAGCAAGCTGGTGTTGATGATCGTTGCTGGGCTGTCGGTTCTTAACCTGGTCGGCATTGATCTGACCGGCCTGGCAGTGTTCGGCGGCGCTTTGGGTGTTGGTCTGGGCTTCGGCCTGCAACGGATCGCCAGCAATTTTATCAGCGGCTTTATTCTGGTGTTCGACCGCTCGATTCGTCCCGGTGATGTGGTCAGCATCGGCGAGAAGTTCGGCTGGGTGGTCGCCATGCATGCCCGCTACGTGGTGGTGCGCAACCGCGACGGCGTGGAGACGCTCATTCCCAATGAAAACCTGATCACCAGTGAGGTGATTAACTGGTCGTTTTCAGATCCCAACGTGCGGCTCAAAATCCCGGTGTCCATAAGCTACAGGGATGATGTGGAGCGTGCCATGGACATCATTCTGGAGATCGCCTCGGAGCACCCCAGGGTGATCTCAGCGCCGGCGCCGGTGTGCCAGTTACGGGAGTTTGGCGACAACGGCATTCGTCTGGAGGCCCGGGTCTGGGTGGCAGATCCCTCCGCCGGTTTTGGTAATGTAAGCTCCGACATCAACCTGGAGATCTGGCGCCGGTTCAAGCAGGAAGGCATCACCATTCCGTTCCAGCAGCACGACGTTTACATCAAGGAAATGCCGTCGAAATGA
- a CDS encoding DUF6544 family protein — MALVLGLFVVILLGLAAWRLLDHRADHEAMRKLEGTQPASPPVFTPEMITDLPEPARRYFLYTIQPGTPLRTVARLRMVGRFGMGNRENPNYLDFEATQVLAMPSGFVWKMRARRGLLRLSGSDSQRWTRFWLMGLLPIARFGGDADHTRSAFGRYVAESVFWSPAALLPDPGVTWEALGADQARVTVDHGDLSQSVDLSVSADGQPLLVRFQRWSNANPEKQHRLQSFGGYLSEFRTFDGFRLPTHVEAGNHFETEQYFPFFVADLTAVDFGR, encoded by the coding sequence ATGGCCCTTGTGCTTGGGTTGTTTGTGGTGATTCTGCTGGGGCTGGCGGCCTGGCGGCTTCTCGATCACCGGGCAGACCACGAGGCCATGCGCAAGCTTGAAGGCACACAGCCTGCGAGCCCGCCAGTCTTTACCCCTGAGATGATCACTGACCTGCCGGAACCGGCACGGCGCTATTTTCTGTACACCATTCAGCCCGGCACGCCGCTTCGTACGGTCGCCCGTCTCCGCATGGTTGGGCGCTTTGGTATGGGGAACCGGGAGAACCCGAATTATCTGGATTTCGAGGCCACCCAGGTGCTGGCTATGCCGTCCGGATTTGTCTGGAAGATGCGCGCGCGGCGGGGGCTGTTGCGGCTGTCTGGTTCCGACAGCCAGCGGTGGACACGGTTCTGGCTGATGGGGCTGCTGCCGATTGCCCGCTTCGGTGGCGATGCGGACCATACCCGTTCAGCGTTCGGCCGCTATGTGGCTGAGTCCGTCTTCTGGTCGCCGGCGGCGCTGCTGCCGGACCCGGGTGTTACCTGGGAGGCGTTGGGAGCTGATCAGGCGCGGGTGACCGTGGACCATGGTGACCTTTCACAGTCGGTGGATCTCTCGGTGTCGGCCGATGGCCAACCGCTACTGGTGCGTTTTCAGCGCTGGAGTAACGCCAATCCCGAGAAACAGCATCGGCTGCAGTCTTTTGGGGGCTATCTCTCCGAATTCCGTACCTTCGACGGTTTCCGCCTGCCAACCCACGTGGAGGCGGGCAACCACTTCGAGACCGAGCAGTACTTTCCGTTTTTTGTGGCGGATTTGACCGCTGTTGATTTCGGCCGTTAG
- a CDS encoding LysR family transcriptional regulator produces the protein MNEHQIRWDDLQIVAAVAEAGTLSGAGRKLGLSHATVFRRLNSMEERLGVELFERSRSGYSPSPAGEDLFAVAQRMSRDITDVERRLAGQDLKLSGSIRVTTTDTLFTGLLAPMFQQFRKNYPDISLEVVISNQLHSLSKREADIAIRPTSTPPETLIGRKAGVIQQAVYGAANRWSESRLAVSELRGHHWVGPDIHMGNGKLEAWMAQQEVSNACTYRIDSMLGMWTAVKTGSGIAILPCYLGESDDDLVRLTPPVEDLAIPLWILTHPDLKRVKRIREFTRVIGDALRLNLNAN, from the coding sequence ATGAATGAACATCAAATCCGCTGGGATGACCTTCAAATCGTCGCGGCCGTTGCAGAGGCGGGCACGCTCTCTGGCGCAGGAAGAAAGCTGGGACTCAGCCATGCCACCGTTTTTCGGAGGCTCAACAGCATGGAAGAACGCCTGGGCGTAGAACTGTTTGAACGCTCACGCAGCGGTTATTCACCGAGCCCGGCCGGCGAAGACCTGTTTGCTGTTGCGCAGAGGATGAGCCGGGACATCACGGATGTGGAACGTCGGCTTGCCGGACAGGATCTCAAGCTTTCAGGGTCGATCCGGGTGACCACCACAGACACTCTGTTTACAGGGCTGCTGGCGCCAATGTTTCAACAGTTTCGCAAGAACTACCCGGATATCTCGCTGGAAGTCGTGATTTCGAATCAGCTTCACAGCCTGAGTAAGCGGGAGGCTGACATTGCCATACGTCCCACTTCAACACCCCCTGAAACCCTGATCGGCAGAAAGGCTGGCGTCATTCAGCAGGCCGTATATGGGGCCGCCAACCGGTGGAGTGAGTCGCGCCTTGCCGTCAGCGAACTGCGTGGCCATCACTGGGTTGGCCCCGACATTCATATGGGCAACGGCAAGCTGGAAGCCTGGATGGCTCAGCAGGAGGTGAGCAATGCCTGCACGTATCGAATCGACAGCATGCTTGGCATGTGGACAGCGGTGAAAACAGGCTCAGGCATCGCGATCCTGCCCTGTTATCTGGGCGAGTCCGATGACGACCTGGTACGCCTGACGCCACCGGTTGAAGACCTGGCCATTCCGCTCTGGATACTGACCCATCCCGACCTGAAACGGGTAAAACGCATCCGCGAGTTTACCCGAGTGATAGGCGATGCCCTGAGGCTCAATCTCAACGCGAACTAA